Genomic DNA from Alphaproteobacteria bacterium PA2:
TGTCGATCGCCCAGCGGGGCGACCAGGCGCAGAGGATGCGTCCCATGCTTGGCCTCACAGGTATATGCGTCGACGGCCTCCATCAGCCAGGCGCCCGGACGTCCGGCCCGGCACCGCTCCAGATGAACCTCCCAGCGCGGCGCCCCCAGACCCAGCATGCCGGGCTCGGGCTGGCTGGGAGCCGAGGACACCCGCCAGCGGGTGGCGGCCGCCGTGCCGGTGGACTGACGATCCACCCCGCCATAGGGGCGACGGCGCAGGATGAAGCCCGTGGCGCCCCTCGTCTCACAGGCCAGCTGCAGCCGCCGGCCGGCGGTCAGGTCCACCGCCTCCACCTCGGCGAAGACGGCGCTGACTCCCTCGGTGGCCAAGGCGTCCTCGGCCACGGCCAGGGCCTCGGCCTCGTCCCGGGCGCAGACTTCGATCAGCTTTTCGGCGGGAAAACCCAGCCCCGCCAGACCCGGGGCGAACAGGTCGTCCCGGCGCAGGATCCACACCGCCTCCCCGCGGCGGGCCAGGGGCGCGGCCATGAGGGCGGCGAAGGCGGCCGGCGCAGCGCAGGTCTCGGCCTCCATGCCGCCGCTGACGAATTCATGCCATTGGCCCAGCGGCAGGCCGCCCTTGATGAAGGCCTCATCCAGACGCGCGTCGCCAAAGGGCAGGACCCCGGACACACCCCGCCCGCCCGCCTCCAGGGCGGCGATCTTCGCCTTGAGGGCGAGCAGACCCGCCTCGCGAAAACCGGACATGTCTTTGTTCCTTATTGTTCCGCTTTTGTTCTAGTACGAGAACAAAAGGAGTCAATGGGGCGGGGATCAGGGGGATGAAATCTGACACCTGGCGCCCGAGCGGCCACAGACCGGCAGGAACATGGGTCGCCAATTCGCCATGAGCGGAAATTCCGAACGGCAGGGATGGATGATCAAACGTTGCTCGGTGGCCGTCGGATGGCTGCTCCTGACTCAAAGGCGACGCCGGGAACGTCCCTATCGGGCGGTGACTGTGTCTGAGCACTGGCATCACCTCCCAGCGACGCTGGCCACGCCGCAACTTCCCTAGCGTAGTAGTCAGCGACGTGACGGCTGCGTTCCGCAGCATGGGCCAAGTGGCTGGCCAACTCCTTATTCGCTCGCTGCGACCAGGCACGGCCCTCTTGTTGCAGTCGGCGCAGGACAATCCCCGGCGTATCTTGGGCGCTTGCTCGGAGCTTCTGTGGGTAAACCCCAGAGACGACGTACGGTCGGCGCGCCGCATCGCCATACACTTCATTTTGCGCGGCCCACACGGCGTGAGCCAGCGGCTTGCCATAGTGCTTTCG
This window encodes:
- a CDS encoding protein imuA, whose product is MSGFREAGLLALKAKIAALEAGGRGVSGVLPFGDARLDEAFIKGGLPLGQWHEFVSGGMEAETCAAPAAFAALMAAPLARRGEAVWILRRDDLFAPGLAGLGFPAEKLIEVCARDEAEALAVAEDALATEGVSAVFAEVEAVDLTAGRRLQLACETRGATGFILRRRPYGGVDRQSTGTAAATRWRVSSAPSQPEPGMLGLGAPRWEVHLERCRAGRPGAWLMEAVDAYTCEAKHGTHPLRLVAPLGDRQLAPTTPLRLAG